The following proteins are encoded in a genomic region of Gemmatimonadota bacterium:
- a CDS encoding efflux RND transporter permease subunit: MNITQFAIKNNVVTLSLLVVIIVVGISAFQNMPRDDMPPFLVRVANVVTIFPGASPQRMELLISNKIEEVCQEVPEVDYVQSENCTGISVVTIFIKDSERDLQPIFDKLRRKVDAVRNQLPGGVASVNFNDEGLADVYGIILGLTADGFTYAELKEAADAIRDDLIKLPNAAKIKIVGAREERVYLDYDDARLAELGLTQQKLKNIISSTNIVFSGGDIEVEDERIILEPTGNFDLIEDIKKIIVSSEKGELVFLGDIVNIYRGYVEPQKSSVRIDGKPGLAIGVNLKKGGNIIELGREIDARLEYYQTVFPWGFEIVRAASQDEVVDDSVKNFLGNLYQAVGVVLLVMLLFLGLRTGLIVASLIPMAIVTTILLMSQSGLGLNQVSLASLIIALGMLVDNAIVVSESIMVKMEKGEKAIDAAIASARELFMPLLISSLTTSAAFLAFYLAESVMGEIMGELFVVVSYALLSSWLLSMTLIPLLCFYFLKVKPKMEQAKPNRLQALYEKILSVNLQHPFRFLGCVVVVFIAALWSFRFIPFVFFPDSERALVTVTVDLPLGSTIDKTEEVVTSIENYVIEDLLVGEDRTEGVVSFSSYIGEGAPKYDLGYTAPEALSSSAHILLNTSSSNANQRVIDAVDNFIFQNLPEAKGKVKRLSGGGGGENAIEIRISGDDAEVLYRLMAETKAKLRSIEGTKNIRDSWGPRTKKIIVDIDQHRARRAGVTSQDIAVSLQTGLIGLETGEFREGDKVIPIVMRNNQVEDRRIQDLESMHVYSQQSGVNVPLKQVADLNIKWQAAKILRRDLTRTISVTSGLQTGYTAAEVEEQMAPWLEQQQMWPSDYRYELGGEAEESAKNIGAIMNYLPLSFFIIVLLLIGQFNSIRKPLIILLTIPLGLIGVILGLLLTGSYFGFMPFLGVISLFGIVINNAIVLIDRIQIEMDEFKRTLRDAIVAAAQQRFRPIMLTTATTTLGLIPLWIGGGVIWEPMAITIIFGLLFATILTLLVVPVMYRLFFKVSAP; encoded by the coding sequence ATGAATATCACGCAATTTGCAATTAAAAACAATGTCGTTACACTGTCCCTACTGGTCGTCATAATCGTCGTCGGGATTTCCGCTTTTCAAAACATGCCCCGCGATGATATGCCGCCGTTTCTCGTACGCGTTGCCAATGTCGTAACCATTTTTCCAGGGGCCAGTCCACAACGGATGGAACTGCTCATTTCCAATAAAATTGAAGAAGTGTGCCAGGAAGTGCCAGAGGTGGATTATGTCCAGAGTGAAAATTGCACGGGTATATCGGTTGTCACGATATTTATCAAAGACAGCGAGCGTGACCTCCAGCCGATTTTTGATAAGTTGCGCCGAAAAGTCGATGCTGTGCGCAACCAACTACCCGGCGGTGTCGCGAGTGTGAATTTCAACGACGAGGGCCTGGCAGATGTTTATGGCATCATCCTGGGGCTAACGGCAGATGGATTTACGTATGCAGAATTAAAAGAAGCAGCAGACGCCATCCGCGATGATTTAATTAAATTGCCAAATGCCGCAAAAATAAAAATAGTAGGGGCTCGCGAAGAGCGAGTCTATCTCGATTACGATGATGCGCGTCTGGCGGAATTGGGACTCACGCAGCAAAAACTCAAAAATATTATTTCCAGTACCAATATCGTTTTCTCCGGCGGCGACATTGAAGTTGAAGATGAACGCATTATCCTGGAGCCGACCGGAAATTTTGATCTGATAGAAGACATCAAAAAAATCATTGTTTCTTCCGAAAAAGGCGAACTGGTATTTTTGGGGGATATTGTCAATATTTATCGCGGCTATGTCGAACCTCAAAAATCGAGTGTACGCATTGATGGAAAACCGGGATTGGCCATTGGTGTCAATCTCAAAAAAGGCGGCAACATTATTGAATTGGGAAGAGAAATTGATGCGCGTCTCGAATATTATCAGACCGTTTTCCCCTGGGGATTCGAAATCGTCAGAGCGGCTTCTCAGGATGAAGTTGTAGATGACTCCGTGAAGAACTTCCTCGGAAATCTATACCAGGCAGTGGGCGTGGTGCTACTCGTCATGTTGCTTTTCCTCGGCTTGCGCACAGGTTTAATTGTGGCTTCTCTGATTCCAATGGCGATTGTCACCACGATATTGTTGATGTCGCAATCTGGTCTGGGGTTGAACCAGGTGTCACTGGCCTCTCTGATTATCGCGCTCGGTATGCTGGTCGATAACGCCATTGTCGTTTCCGAATCCATTATGGTCAAAATGGAGAAGGGCGAAAAAGCCATTGATGCGGCCATCGCGTCTGCCAGAGAGTTATTTATGCCGTTGCTAATATCCTCATTAACGACCTCCGCGGCCTTCCTCGCTTTTTATCTTGCAGAATCGGTCATGGGCGAAATCATGGGCGAATTATTCGTGGTAGTGAGTTACGCGCTCCTTTCTTCATGGCTCCTCTCTATGACATTGATACCGCTGTTGTGTTTTTATTTTTTAAAAGTAAAGCCCAAAATGGAACAAGCAAAGCCGAATAGGCTTCAGGCACTTTACGAGAAAATTCTATCGGTCAATCTACAACACCCTTTCCGGTTTCTGGGCTGTGTGGTCGTTGTCTTCATTGCCGCTTTGTGGTCTTTTCGTTTCATTCCTTTTGTCTTTTTTCCAGATAGCGAACGCGCTTTAGTGACCGTTACCGTGGATCTGCCCTTGGGTAGCACTATCGACAAAACAGAAGAAGTGGTCACATCCATCGAAAACTACGTCATAGAGGACCTTCTGGTTGGGGAAGACCGCACGGAAGGTGTGGTGTCATTTTCTTCGTATATCGGTGAAGGTGCGCCCAAATACGACCTGGGCTACACTGCGCCAGAAGCCCTGTCCAGTTCTGCCCATATTTTGCTTAACACCAGTTCCTCAAATGCCAATCAGCGAGTGATCGATGCGGTTGACAATTTCATTTTTCAAAATCTACCGGAGGCGAAGGGGAAGGTGAAGCGATTATCTGGCGGCGGTGGCGGAGAAAACGCCATTGAAATTCGCATTTCAGGAGATGACGCAGAGGTGCTCTATCGGCTCATGGCAGAAACTAAGGCCAAATTGCGTAGCATTGAGGGCACAAAAAATATTCGCGACAGTTGGGGGCCGCGCACGAAAAAAATCATCGTCGATATCGATCAGCACCGCGCCCGGCGTGCAGGTGTGACCAGTCAGGACATTGCCGTGTCTTTACAAACCGGGCTGATTGGTTTGGAAACCGGGGAATTCCGGGAGGGCGATAAAGTTATCCCGATTGTAATGCGAAACAATCAGGTTGAAGACCGCCGCATTCAGGACCTGGAAAGCATGCATGTCTATTCACAGCAAAGCGGTGTGAATGTGCCTCTCAAGCAAGTTGCAGATCTCAATATCAAATGGCAGGCTGCGAAAATTTTGCGGCGAGATCTGACCAGAACGATTTCGGTTACGAGCGGATTGCAAACTGGATATACTGCTGCGGAGGTAGAAGAACAGATGGCACCGTGGTTAGAACAACAACAAATGTGGCCTTCTGACTATCGCTATGAATTGGGAGGAGAAGCAGAAGAGAGTGCAAAAAATATTGGGGCGATTATGAACTATCTACCCCTGTCGTTTTTTATTATTGTCCTCTTGCTCATCGGTCAATTCAATTCCATCCGCAAACCCTTGATCATTTTGCTGACCATTCCATTGGGCTTAATAGGGGTGATTTTGGGGTTGTTGTTGACCGGCTCCTATTTTGGCTTCATGCCTTTCTTAGGGGTTATTTCTCTATTTGGCATCGTGATCAACAATGCAATTGTTTTGATTGATCGCATTCAAATTGAAATGGATGAGTTTAAGCGCACGCTACGAGATGCGATTGTGGCTGCTGCCCAACAGCGGTTTCGCCCCATTATGCTTACAACGGCAACCACGACTTTGGGATTGATTCCGCTATGGATCGGCGGTGGCGTCATCTGGGAACCCATGGCGATCACAATTATCTTTGGATTGCTATTTGCCACGATTTTAACACTTTTGGTCGTCCCCGTGATGTATAGGCTCTTTTTTAAGGTGTCTGCCCCTTAA
- a CDS encoding ABC transporter substrate binding protein — translation MNRRTDTGAAYNAAVGVQLIARPVHRVIDDIKGKVMNDIRWCFAFGIFLFFLLLTPEICAQSQKERVAIGVLVDDKQQRADIGIDQLKRELDALLGAKYHIQILEDNILSADWSASVAAKNYDHLMEDGDIDIIIGFGVLTSSVIAQRGTYQKPVIALGIFDPKLQGLPAVEKNRSGVHNLTYILWSDRFLERELDVFYDIFPYQKVGIVFYGEVLNLLASDVAFVEDMMQKNRTSFALLPFANETETLSMAVRQGIDAFYIGYLGPHEGVEKRAFIDAVNNRGMPSFGSSTADVQQGVLAAITPEENFSRIIRRISLHVEAILNGEDAAHLPVYVSFEENLTLNMQTARAIGFSPKFTVLTQAALINEFALEGVRAVDLAQVMREAMNANLELKIEEGTVDAAQQEVLLSRTRFFPSLSVGATGVQIDKNRAEGSFGQQAQRTVTGTAGIEQLIFSEQAMGNVSIQKHLLRASEYGYEKLKLDVILNGAVAYFQILKATTGRRIQSDNVELTRRNLEIAKQREAVGYSGRSDVYRWESRLATANTDLLAAKNNVALAKIQLNQLLNRSIAEPFIARETTLSDSLYISYLSSVGQYIDTPQSLDIYTDFLIGEAIRNAPELGQLSANLNALQRSLRSFQRARFVPTIGLGAEWQYIASRHGAGADVPGVETVDYPWNVSLNASWPLFQGGANRANIRQTRIEIDKLADQKAQLVQILELNLRAAVLDLTVRWVNLESSQKSAELAEKSLALVQDGYAQGRVSIVNLVDAQNAALASRLSALDSEYEFLVSILKTERAVGKFSMLSTPEEQQNFLKRFEAYFSERAR, via the coding sequence ATGAATAGACGCACGGATACAGGTGCAGCCTACAACGCAGCGGTAGGTGTACAACTGATCGCCAGGCCAGTTCACCGAGTAATAGACGATATTAAGGGAAAGGTTATGAATGACATAAGGTGGTGTTTCGCATTTGGCATTTTCTTGTTTTTTTTGTTATTAACGCCTGAAATTTGTGCCCAAAGTCAAAAAGAGCGCGTCGCGATCGGCGTACTTGTAGATGATAAGCAACAGCGAGCAGATATCGGGATTGATCAATTAAAACGCGAATTGGACGCGCTTTTGGGGGCAAAATATCATATCCAGATTTTAGAAGACAATATTCTGAGCGCAGATTGGTCTGCCAGTGTTGCTGCCAAAAACTATGATCATCTGATGGAAGACGGGGATATAGACATTATCATTGGCTTTGGGGTCTTGACCAGTTCGGTAATCGCACAAAGGGGCACCTATCAAAAACCCGTTATTGCGCTGGGCATTTTTGATCCCAAATTGCAGGGTTTGCCCGCAGTTGAAAAAAACAGGTCGGGCGTTCACAATCTCACCTATATCCTCTGGTCTGATCGATTTTTGGAAAGAGAACTGGACGTTTTTTACGACATTTTTCCATATCAAAAAGTGGGCATTGTCTTCTATGGTGAAGTGTTGAATTTGCTCGCCAGTGATGTGGCTTTTGTAGAAGATATGATGCAAAAAAATCGAACTTCATTTGCATTGCTTCCATTCGCTAACGAGACTGAAACCCTGTCTATGGCAGTACGCCAGGGCATTGATGCTTTCTATATCGGGTATTTAGGGCCACATGAAGGCGTGGAGAAACGCGCATTTATCGACGCCGTGAATAACAGAGGAATGCCCTCTTTTGGTTCTTCTACGGCCGATGTCCAGCAGGGTGTTTTGGCGGCTATCACGCCAGAAGAAAATTTCTCCAGAATTATTCGTCGCATTTCCCTGCATGTCGAAGCCATTCTCAACGGTGAAGATGCAGCGCATTTGCCCGTTTACGTGAGCTTTGAAGAAAATTTGACGCTCAATATGCAAACCGCACGCGCGATCGGGTTTTCTCCCAAATTTACAGTTCTTACTCAGGCTGCATTGATCAATGAATTTGCTCTGGAAGGTGTACGTGCCGTGGATTTGGCCCAGGTCATGCGGGAAGCGATGAATGCCAACCTCGAGCTAAAAATCGAAGAAGGCACTGTCGATGCCGCACAACAAGAGGTGCTCCTATCTCGCACTCGTTTTTTTCCTTCATTGAGCGTTGGTGCAACAGGTGTACAGATCGACAAAAACCGCGCTGAAGGTTCTTTTGGGCAGCAGGCACAGCGAACCGTCACGGGAACAGCAGGGATCGAGCAGTTGATTTTTTCTGAACAGGCGATGGGCAATGTGTCTATTCAAAAACATCTGTTGCGTGCGTCGGAATACGGCTACGAAAAATTGAAACTCGACGTTATCCTCAATGGGGCTGTGGCGTACTTCCAAATTCTGAAAGCCACAACTGGACGCAGGATTCAGAGTGACAATGTGGAATTGACCCGCAGGAATCTCGAAATTGCCAAACAGCGGGAAGCTGTCGGCTATTCCGGGCGGTCAGATGTCTATCGTTGGGAGAGCCGGTTGGCAACGGCGAACACAGATTTGTTGGCCGCCAAAAACAATGTGGCATTGGCGAAGATCCAATTGAACCAATTGCTCAACCGCTCTATTGCCGAGCCTTTTATCGCGCGCGAAACGACCTTGTCCGACAGCCTCTACATCAGTTATCTCAGCAGTGTGGGACAATATATCGACACGCCCCAATCTCTCGATATTTACACGGATTTTCTCATTGGAGAAGCTATTCGCAATGCGCCGGAGCTGGGACAACTCTCGGCCAATCTCAATGCCTTGCAGCGATCCCTCCGATCATTTCAGCGGGCGCGCTTTGTGCCCACCATTGGTCTGGGGGCAGAATGGCAGTACATCGCGTCTCGCCATGGCGCAGGTGCGGATGTACCCGGCGTCGAAACCGTCGATTATCCCTGGAATGTGAGCCTCAACGCCTCGTGGCCTCTTTTTCAAGGCGGTGCAAACCGCGCCAATATTCGGCAAACCCGCATTGAAATCGACAAACTCGCGGATCAAAAAGCGCAGTTGGTTCAGATCCTGGAGCTCAACCTGCGCGCAGCCGTGCTGGACTTAACCGTCCGGTGGGTCAATCTCGAATCGTCCCAAAAATCGGCTGAATTGGCTGAGAAAAGTCTGGCACTGGTACAAGATGGATACGCGCAGGGCCGCGTCTCTATCGTCAATTTGGTTGATGCACAAAACGCGGCGTTGGCCTCCAGATTGAGCGCATTGGATTCGGAGTACGAATTTTTGGTCAGCATCTTGAAAACCGAGCGCGCTGTGGGGAAGTTCAGCATGTTGAGCACGCCTGAAGAACAGCAAAATTTCCTCAAACGCTTTGAGGCTTATTTTAGCGAGCGTGCCCGTTAA
- a CDS encoding sulfatase-like hydrolase/transferase, with protein sequence MVGNAPFALFVSYQNPHYPEQPGYEYDEMYRGVNIARRPNCMEVDPYTRTHSPPSPKPQENDPVYQRYGNDLDEYLRAYYAMVTQLDANVGRMMDALDRMGLRDNTVVMFTSDHGDLQGSHGETNKGKAWEESSRIPLIVRAPGGAAGVVVDDLVSGVDFFATCVDYAGESPEASVEGDSFAPVVSDPSHTLDRPVFSEMQPWCMVREGAFKLVVEKEGFEATHLFDLENDPYEMNNLLGDPKNAEKQAHLYDVLQNWYRRVKR encoded by the coding sequence AGATGGTGGGTAACGCACCTTTCGCGCTGTTTGTGTCTTATCAGAATCCGCATTATCCCGAGCAGCCGGGATATGAATACGACGAGATGTATCGGGGCGTGAACATTGCGCGACGCCCAAATTGCATGGAGGTTGATCCCTATACGAGGACGCATAGCCCGCCGAGTCCCAAACCGCAGGAAAATGATCCGGTTTATCAACGCTATGGTAATGATCTCGATGAATATCTGCGCGCGTATTACGCGATGGTGACGCAGTTGGATGCAAATGTGGGGCGGATGATGGATGCGCTGGATCGCATGGGGTTGCGAGATAATACGGTGGTGATGTTTACGTCGGATCACGGGGATTTGCAGGGCAGCCACGGAGAGACGAATAAGGGTAAGGCCTGGGAGGAGTCGAGTCGCATTCCCCTGATTGTTCGCGCACCAGGGGGCGCGGCAGGTGTGGTGGTGGATGATCTGGTGTCTGGTGTGGATTTTTTTGCGACATGTGTAGATTACGCTGGAGAATCTCCTGAAGCTTCGGTTGAGGGCGATAGTTTCGCGCCTGTGGTGAGCGATCCTTCGCATACCTTAGACCGACCGGTGTTTTCAGAAATGCAGCCCTGGTGTATGGTGCGCGAAGGCGCGTTTAAGCTGGTGGTGGAGAAAGAGGGTTTTGAGGCAACACATCTGTTCGATTTGGAAAATGATCCCTATGAGATGAATAATCTGTTGGGCGATCCCAAAAATGCTGAGAAACAGGCGCATTTGTACGATGTGTTGCAAAATTGGTACAGGCGCGTGAAGAGGTGA
- a CDS encoding efflux RND transporter periplasmic adaptor subunit translates to MKPKHILTIFCIVLLLSCGGEKPEKKEIIRPVRYQQVFLAGGEQSRIFSGVSRAGTESKLSFRVGGIVEAVNVKVGEKVNKGIKIASIDNSDAQLNYEKALETLRKVEIQKDNARSNLDRVKELYENNNVSLSEYEAAKDKYASANSAHNTEKRNADLKKRELGYYALYAPMDGIISEVAIEKNEQVSPGQAVVTITSEDDIEVNVSIPEAFISRVQAGEKVSIRFSSLPDKIFDGTISEVSFVAGTQSSIYPVIATVEHPTGDIRPGMPADVTFNFSARNDAATERLIVPVGAVGEDLDGNFVFTLTKSEPGLAITQKKKVMVGELSHEGFEIIEGLQNGALVVTAGVESLTDGITVKLLK, encoded by the coding sequence ATGAAGCCCAAACACATATTGACCATTTTTTGCATAGTTTTGCTCCTTTCCTGCGGAGGTGAAAAACCTGAAAAAAAGGAAATTATCAGGCCAGTTCGATACCAACAAGTCTTTCTCGCTGGCGGTGAGCAAAGCAGAATTTTTTCTGGCGTGTCCAGGGCTGGCACCGAATCAAAGTTGAGCTTTCGCGTTGGGGGTATTGTTGAAGCGGTGAATGTCAAGGTTGGCGAGAAGGTCAACAAAGGCATAAAGATCGCTTCTATCGACAACTCCGATGCACAACTCAACTATGAAAAGGCACTCGAGACGTTGAGAAAAGTGGAGATACAAAAAGATAATGCCCGATCAAATTTGGACCGGGTAAAAGAGTTATACGAGAACAACAATGTGTCTTTAAGCGAGTATGAGGCTGCTAAAGACAAATACGCTTCGGCAAATTCCGCCCACAATACGGAAAAAAGAAATGCAGACCTGAAGAAACGGGAGCTCGGCTATTACGCACTCTACGCGCCGATGGATGGCATTATCTCGGAGGTTGCTATTGAAAAAAATGAACAGGTCAGCCCCGGCCAGGCCGTTGTTACCATTACATCAGAAGATGATATTGAAGTCAACGTCAGTATCCCGGAAGCATTTATTTCTCGCGTTCAGGCTGGGGAAAAAGTCTCTATAAGATTTTCATCTCTTCCCGATAAAATTTTTGATGGGACGATCTCTGAGGTATCTTTTGTCGCTGGAACCCAATCGTCTATTTATCCGGTTATCGCAACAGTAGAACATCCAACCGGCGACATCAGGCCGGGTATGCCAGCGGATGTGACATTTAATTTTTCGGCTCGCAATGACGCGGCAACAGAAAGGTTGATCGTACCGGTTGGTGCTGTGGGAGAAGACCTCGACGGCAATTTCGTTTTTACGCTCACAAAAAGTGAACCCGGCCTCGCCATCACGCAAAAAAAGAAGGTGATGGTAGGCGAATTATCTCATGAGGGATTTGAAATAATTGAGGGATTGCAAAATGGTGCGCTGGTGGTAACCGCGGGTGTGGAAAGCCTCACAGATGGTATAACGGTGAAATTGTTAAAATAA
- a CDS encoding ion channel: protein MERSNSKGPDLKFWEHFSTYKYTILALSVVFLFFAMPLLDRAGQDFARFLFLMLLATVLWTLGLPRWLLTLCLVPGLMGFGFHLLIHNIDLSGAVFRVFEMAKMGTYTLFYGICLLIFLHRIFSETTVTIDSIQGGIAIYFLSGVLWAFLYQTLLLFDPDAILFSDHVLGAFSDLIYFSFITMTTLGYGDIMPISRMAKNLAVLEAVWGQTYLAVLVARLVGLHLSGSGKFDR, encoded by the coding sequence GTGGAGAGATCAAATAGTAAAGGTCCAGATTTGAAATTCTGGGAGCACTTTTCGACCTACAAATACACTATTCTCGCCCTTTCAGTGGTTTTTCTTTTTTTTGCAATGCCATTGTTAGACCGCGCAGGACAGGATTTTGCACGGTTTCTCTTCTTAATGCTCCTGGCCACAGTGCTCTGGACTTTAGGCCTTCCCAGATGGTTATTGACGTTGTGTTTGGTGCCCGGACTTATGGGATTTGGCTTTCATTTACTTATCCACAATATTGATCTCTCTGGGGCAGTATTCAGAGTGTTTGAGATGGCAAAAATGGGTACTTATACCCTGTTTTACGGGATATGCCTTTTGATCTTTTTGCACCGGATTTTCTCTGAGACGACGGTTACTATAGATTCTATTCAAGGGGGAATAGCCATTTATTTTTTAAGCGGTGTGTTGTGGGCATTTCTTTATCAAACTCTGTTATTATTTGATCCAGATGCGATTTTGTTTTCGGATCATGTCCTGGGTGCGTTTTCAGATCTAATTTATTTTTCTTTTATAACAATGACCACTCTGGGCTATGGGGATATAATGCCTATAAGCCGGATGGCGAAAAATCTGGCTGTTTTGGAAGCTGTTTGGGGACAAACCTATTTGGCAGTGCTGGTTGCTCGCCTGGTGGGGCTGCATTTAAGTGGCAGCGGTAAATTTGATAGATGA
- the ppk1 gene encoding polyphosphate kinase 1, translating to MDLGDTSLYFNRELSWLRFNQRVLQEARTPENPLLERVKFLGIVANNLDEFFEVRVAGLLQQVEAGISDYGPDGLLPEEQISAIAKEAHRMVEEQYACWNDELLPALRDADVHIRTISTLSKREKSFLDDYCHAELYPVLTPLTISPAHPLPRLINKALCIALLLKNREGETLLGVVQVPRLLPRLIRLPREEDSQRIDFVFLADIVQAHIPELFRGYQILDSAAFRITRNSDLYLDEEEADDLLLAIEDELQNRRKGDTVRLEIEADASRALVKRLQSTYSLKNNQVYQVNGPVNLNRLMGLYSATPRPDLKYLPYHPPDQTYEEIDTLFDQIRQKDILLHHPYDAFTPVVQFVNSAATDPDVLAIKQTLYRTSEDSPVIDALIRAAEAGKEVTVVVELKARFDEASNIRWARRLQDAGVCVVYGVVGLKTHCKLSMLVRREANNGLRRYAHIGTGNYNPSTARLYTDLGLFTAREDITNDVAEVFNLLTTQSAHPQVSKMLIAPSTMLDSILKKIDREIDHARQGRTARIVAKMNSLQDPKVIRALYRASQNGVQIDLIVRGICCLRAGVPGISDNIRVRSIIGRFLEHSRVYYFENDGDPDVYIGSADWMPRNLRRRVETLCPVEDPDLITRIKSELLSTCFADNVKSRELLPDGTDRHIEPAQNEPAFCVHDMLMNLSLGEPVDIPDFFAQTPSSIESTAAT from the coding sequence ATGGACCTCGGCGATACCAGTCTCTACTTTAACAGAGAACTTTCATGGCTGCGCTTTAATCAGCGCGTATTACAAGAAGCCCGTACCCCCGAAAATCCCCTGCTGGAACGGGTCAAATTCCTGGGCATTGTGGCCAATAACCTCGACGAATTCTTTGAAGTGCGCGTAGCGGGCCTACTCCAGCAAGTAGAAGCGGGCATTTCCGACTACGGTCCCGATGGCCTCCTGCCCGAAGAACAAATTTCAGCCATAGCAAAAGAAGCCCATCGCATGGTCGAGGAACAATACGCCTGCTGGAATGACGAACTCCTTCCCGCATTGCGCGATGCAGATGTTCACATACGCACCATCAGCACGCTTTCCAAACGCGAAAAATCCTTCCTCGACGACTATTGCCACGCAGAACTCTACCCGGTTTTAACCCCGCTCACCATCAGCCCTGCACACCCATTACCACGCCTGATCAACAAAGCCCTTTGCATCGCCCTTTTGCTCAAAAACCGCGAAGGCGAAACACTGCTCGGCGTCGTGCAGGTTCCCCGTCTATTGCCGCGTCTGATTCGCTTGCCCCGAGAAGAAGACAGCCAGCGCATCGACTTCGTCTTCCTCGCCGATATTGTCCAGGCGCATATTCCCGAACTTTTCCGGGGATATCAAATTCTCGACTCGGCTGCTTTTCGCATCACCCGAAACAGCGATCTCTATCTGGACGAAGAAGAAGCCGACGACTTATTGCTCGCCATTGAAGACGAATTGCAAAATCGGCGCAAAGGCGACACCGTCCGCCTCGAAATCGAAGCCGATGCCAGTCGGGCACTTGTCAAGCGCTTACAATCGACATACAGTCTGAAAAACAATCAGGTGTATCAGGTCAACGGACCGGTGAATCTCAACCGTTTAATGGGACTTTACAGCGCGACCCCCAGACCCGATTTGAAATATTTACCCTATCACCCGCCCGACCAGACGTATGAGGAAATCGATACCCTCTTTGACCAGATCAGACAAAAAGATATACTGCTCCACCACCCCTACGATGCCTTTACACCCGTTGTTCAGTTCGTCAATTCAGCAGCAACCGACCCCGATGTACTGGCCATCAAACAGACGCTCTATCGCACCAGCGAAGATTCACCCGTTATCGATGCACTGATTCGCGCAGCAGAGGCGGGCAAAGAAGTCACAGTGGTAGTTGAACTCAAAGCGCGATTTGACGAAGCATCCAATATTCGATGGGCGCGGCGCCTTCAGGATGCGGGTGTATGCGTCGTATATGGGGTCGTGGGCCTTAAAACGCACTGCAAACTCTCGATGCTGGTCAGGCGCGAAGCCAACAACGGGCTACGCCGCTACGCCCACATCGGCACGGGCAATTACAATCCCTCAACAGCCCGACTTTATACGGACCTGGGATTGTTCACAGCACGCGAAGACATCACAAATGATGTAGCCGAAGTTTTTAACCTGCTCACCACGCAATCTGCACATCCCCAGGTCAGCAAGATGCTCATTGCACCCTCTACCATGCTCGATTCCATCCTCAAAAAAATCGACCGCGAAATCGACCATGCACGCCAGGGACGCACAGCCCGCATTGTCGCGAAAATGAATTCACTTCAAGACCCCAAAGTCATTCGCGCGCTATATCGCGCATCGCAAAACGGCGTGCAAATTGACCTGATTGTGCGCGGTATATGCTGTCTGCGTGCGGGTGTTCCCGGTATAAGCGACAACATCAGAGTACGCAGCATCATCGGGCGCTTTTTGGAACACAGCCGCGTCTATTATTTCGAAAATGATGGGGACCCCGATGTGTACATCGGCAGTGCAGATTGGATGCCTCGAAATTTGCGCCGGCGCGTAGAAACGCTTTGTCCTGTCGAAGACCCGGATTTAATTACACGGATAAAATCAGAACTCCTCAGCACCTGCTTTGCCGACAATGTCAAATCGCGCGAGCTATTGCCCGATGGCACGGACCGTCACATTGAACCCGCCCAAAACGAACCCGCATTCTGCGTACACGACATGCTCATGAATCTATCTCTGGGTGAACCCGTCGATATCCCCGACTTCTTTGCCCAAACACCATCCTCAATCGAATCGACCGCTGCCACTTAA